From Bos javanicus breed banteng chromosome 5, ARS-OSU_banteng_1.0, whole genome shotgun sequence, the proteins below share one genomic window:
- the FGFR1OP2 gene encoding FGFR1 oncogene partner 2 isoform X3 produces MSCTIEKALADAKALVERLRDHDDAAESLIEQTTALNKRVEAMKQYQEEIQELNEVARHRPRSTLVMGIQQENRQIRELQQENKELRTSLEEHQSALELIMSKYREQMFRLLMASKKDDPGIIMKLKEQHTKELQAHVDQITEMAAVMRKAIEIDEQQGCKEQERIFQLEQENKGLREILQITRESFLNLRKEDVSESTSLSALVTSSDLSLRKS; encoded by the exons ATGAGTTGCACCATTGAGAAGGCACTTGCTGATGCTAAAGCCCTTGTTGAAAGGTTGAGAGACCATGACGATGCAGCAGAATCTTTGATTGAGCAAACCACAGCTCTCAACAAGCGAGTAGAAGCTATGAAgcag TATCAAGAAGAAATTCAAGAACTTAATGAAGTTGCAAGACATCGGCCACGGTCCACATTAGTTATGGGAATCCAGcaagaaaacagacaaatcagAGAATTGCAACAAGAGAACAAAG AATTACGTACATCCCTGGAAGAACATCAATCTGCCTTGGAACTTATAATGAGCAAGTATCGAGAGCAAATGTTTAGATTGCTAATGGCTAGCAAAAAAGATGATCCAGGAATAATAATGAAGTTAAAAGAGCAACACACTAAG gAATTACAAGCACATGTTGACCAGATAACTGAAATGGCAGCAGTAATGAGGAAAGCCATTGAAATTGATGAGCAACAGGGTTGCAAGGAACAGGAACGAATATTTCAACTTGAA caagaaaataaaggcttgaGAGAGATTCTTCAAATAACTCGAGAATCATTTTTGAACCTTAGGAAAGAGGATGTGTCAGAAAGTACATCTTTGTCAGCATTAGTAACCAGTAGTGACCTCAGTCTGAGGAAGAGCTGA
- the FGFR1OP2 gene encoding FGFR1 oncogene partner 2 isoform X1 — protein sequence MSCTIEKALADAKALVERLRDHDDAAESLIEQTTALNKRVEAMKQYQEEIQELNEVARHRPRSTLVMGIQQENRQIRELQQENKELRTSLEEHQSALELIMSKYREQMFRLLMASKKDDPGIIMKLKEQHTKIDMVHRNSSEGFFLGASRHILEAPQHGLERRHLEANQNELQAHVDQITEMAAVMRKAIEIDEQQGCKEQERIFQLEQENKGLREILQITRESFLNLRKEDVSESTSLSALVTSSDLSLRKS from the exons ATGAGTTGCACCATTGAGAAGGCACTTGCTGATGCTAAAGCCCTTGTTGAAAGGTTGAGAGACCATGACGATGCAGCAGAATCTTTGATTGAGCAAACCACAGCTCTCAACAAGCGAGTAGAAGCTATGAAgcag TATCAAGAAGAAATTCAAGAACTTAATGAAGTTGCAAGACATCGGCCACGGTCCACATTAGTTATGGGAATCCAGcaagaaaacagacaaatcagAGAATTGCAACAAGAGAACAAAG AATTACGTACATCCCTGGAAGAACATCAATCTGCCTTGGAACTTATAATGAGCAAGTATCGAGAGCAAATGTTTAGATTGCTAATGGCTAGCAAAAAAGATGATCCAGGAATAATAATGAAGTTAAAAGAGCAACACACTAAG ATTGACATGGTGCATCGTAACAGCTCCGAAGGATTCTTCCTTGGTGCATCTCGACACATCCTTGAAGCACCTCAACATGGACTGGAGAGGAGGCACTTGGAAGCAAATCAGAAT gAATTACAAGCACATGTTGACCAGATAACTGAAATGGCAGCAGTAATGAGGAAAGCCATTGAAATTGATGAGCAACAGGGTTGCAAGGAACAGGAACGAATATTTCAACTTGAA caagaaaataaaggcttgaGAGAGATTCTTCAAATAACTCGAGAATCATTTTTGAACCTTAGGAAAGAGGATGTGTCAGAAAGTACATCTTTGTCAGCATTAGTAACCAGTAGTGACCTCAGTCTGAGGAAGAGCTGA
- the FGFR1OP2 gene encoding FGFR1 oncogene partner 2 isoform X2, with amino-acid sequence MSCTIEKALADAKALVERLRDHDDAAESLIEQTTALNKRVEAMKQYQEEIQELNEVARHRPRSTLVMGIQQENRQIRELQQENKELRTSLEEHQSALELIMSKYREQMFRLLMASKKDDPGIIMKLKEQHTKIDMVHRNSSEGFFLGASRHILEAPQHGLERRHLEANQNELQAHVDQITEMAAVMRKAIEIDEQQGCKEQERIFQLEGFLTSKIHCLMN; translated from the exons ATGAGTTGCACCATTGAGAAGGCACTTGCTGATGCTAAAGCCCTTGTTGAAAGGTTGAGAGACCATGACGATGCAGCAGAATCTTTGATTGAGCAAACCACAGCTCTCAACAAGCGAGTAGAAGCTATGAAgcag TATCAAGAAGAAATTCAAGAACTTAATGAAGTTGCAAGACATCGGCCACGGTCCACATTAGTTATGGGAATCCAGcaagaaaacagacaaatcagAGAATTGCAACAAGAGAACAAAG AATTACGTACATCCCTGGAAGAACATCAATCTGCCTTGGAACTTATAATGAGCAAGTATCGAGAGCAAATGTTTAGATTGCTAATGGCTAGCAAAAAAGATGATCCAGGAATAATAATGAAGTTAAAAGAGCAACACACTAAG ATTGACATGGTGCATCGTAACAGCTCCGAAGGATTCTTCCTTGGTGCATCTCGACACATCCTTGAAGCACCTCAACATGGACTGGAGAGGAGGCACTTGGAAGCAAATCAGAAT gAATTACAAGCACATGTTGACCAGATAACTGAAATGGCAGCAGTAATGAGGAAAGCCATTGAAATTGATGAGCAACAGGGTTGCAAGGAACAGGAACGAATATTTCAACTTGAA GGTTTCCTGACCTCCAAGATCCACTGCCTGATGaactga